Sequence from the Aspergillus nidulans FGSC A4 chromosome III genome:
TCCATGTGAAACAGGATCAAAGGCAAGCATTCCCTGCTGGAAATCTTCCTGATAGGCCAGTGAACCTATCAGAGTTGAGGAGCCTCGATTTCTTCCGTGTACAACGGCCAACAAGTTGCATATTTAATTCATGGTCATGAATGACAGGCAAACTTGTGCGACTCGAGCTTCCTGCCTGCAGATAACGGACAACCCTGGTTGGACGCCATCGAGTCTCATTCCGCGAAGAGGGGTTGAGGTAACCTCGCTCTATCAGGTGTCCGACTCAGTTCGAGACACGCTGACTATTATTTCTATACAAAGTACAACCACacccagctccagcagagGCGAGCCTCGCTCGAGGACTTGATTTGAAAAACGTCTTACCGAAAAGGTGCTAGCGGGGCGTCGTAAGCAGGCTCCTCAGACCCAAGTTTTAGCTAGGTGCCTCTAGCGTGAGCCTGGTTGAGCGAAAGTGATGGGACTGGAACAGCCACCATGATCTGATGCAGGGTGTGGAAGCGTTCCGTACCGGCCATTCCAATTCCGACCGCGATGACAGTGAGTAGTaggaatggaaggaacaGTCCACCGAGTACCTCGCGGAGTATGTTCGTCGGAGTCATTCTGAAACATATGTCCATTGATCTGAACGCCGCTAGATTGAGAGGCGCTTGAGTCCAGCTTTCGTCGGAAGCTTGCTTCTCTGGGAATGGCCAGCATTCGTACTTCGTAACCCTAGGGTACTCCGTGGTAGCTCAATTAGGAAGGTGCGCCTAATCGACCTCCCTTGAGCTAGAACCTCGCCAGCCAAGGATAAGCCTCCAACCCTCGCGCACGATCAGATACTGGAGACTCTAAATTATTATTGACCCGGGGTTTGACAGTTCTAACGGCTTACAAGTGTTTTGATTCGACATATCCACTGCAGCTACGGAGAAGAACCTGCAGAAATGATACTCGCTGGTTCATGCTTCAAGCTAGGAGATTTTTTGAGGACATCTCACCCTGTCTCCCTGCGATGTAACAAGAGTCGCGCCGTCCGTTCCACATCTGCTTCTTTCCAACGAACGGCGGGGATGCTATGCTCCGAACCCGAAGCGGGACTCACAAAATCTGTGATGGCTGGCGAGATGAGACGGAGGGATCCGGAGAAAAGCACTAACATTCTTGATACGGCGTAGCCCCGTCGAACGCCACCTCAGCTCAGTCAACGCCGTCTCCTTGAGACAGCGTTAAGGGTGGGACCTCAAGACGGAACGTTTGCTCTTTGTTCTTTTGACTTTGTACTTTTGACTTTGCTAGACTAGCGCTAACGGGTTTCAGACCTGATCGGCAGCTGGGGATTCATGCACATCACCAGCGACCCAGTTCTTGAAGACAGCATCTGACACACACCCGCAGACGCTATCCTGGTCGAATCCTTGAAGGGAAGATCGCCAGACACCTGGCACTGTGTCAACATGAGTTCGGTGAGATCATCTGCCCATGCGGACCATTCAAGGCGTTCTTTGACCACAAACAACGTATTCCTCGTCCGTTATAGCAATGATATCTTGGCCTAATTAAATGCGAAATCCGGAAAATACGTCTCGTGGTCTGCGATAGCCCAATAATACTCTCGACTGTTACCTATGTGCGTCTCCGATCATCATATAATAGCCGATATTAATCGACGAATGCTAGCGAGCTCGAGATCGCGCGCCGGCGCGGCGACCCCCTATACTACTTTCGGAATCTCGCCTGGTCCACCAGCCAGTCACTTTGCGTCGTTCACGGGCCTCGATGAGAGATTCCTTTATGCCCCGCAGGTGGCTCCACCTAAATACTAAGGGCGTCATTCTTATATTATAACTTCGAACAGGTGAGCTAAGAGGTTGGTCGAACTTCAATGTCTGACGGGACTGAATCCGCCTCGATCATCGGTACGAACAAATGATGGCGGGACAATCCGACCTCCTGCGTTCTCCGTACAcccagctgaagctgccACGGTCAGTCCGATGACCGAAGGGTAATTTAACAGTCCAAAGTAGGTATGGCAGTCCTTTGATATGCATGGACTTTCCTCTTAACAACGACTAAGACATTCTCCCACCCTGTGTTTATTATCCTCAGAATCAATCAGCTTCCAACCCAAGTCGAGCACACGCCATCCGGACTAACGCAGCCCAGGGAATCCAACTTGACGAGAAATCTTAAATCTCCTTAGGCTCTTGGCATGAGCCAGGTATCATGAACCCTCCGAAATGGGTACGGATACAGCAGCAATACATACATGCTCGGTACTTAACGCCACTCGAGAGGAGATTCTCGTCTACCACCACAGGACACAGCGTGAAAACTGTACTCATGCAGCCCTAGCGCCATTCAAAGAGCGCAATGATAGAATCCTGCCAACTTGTAGGGAGTGTTGATCAAACTGGCGCGCACTGCACGCCGATTTGAAATAGGCGATCGTATGAATTAGCCAAACTCGTCAGTACTCAGCACTATATGTCATAGCCACCACGCGCTAGTGGAATCACCATTAGGGAGACAAGAGCCCCAAAGTGATTTGCCGCGTTGCCGGCGTGCCGCTGGCCTGTTCCCCGATAAAGTTCAGGCCCGATAATATCTCAGTATGGCTACTGGAGAGCCTCGGCCTGGTTCAAGGGTGAGGGAATTATTCGATTTCCTGTTCTCGCCAAGAACATGAAAGCAACGACAGCACGACCAAAATAGAAATTGAGAggggcagaattctccgcacCGGGAAGACCCAGAGTATCGCTGCTTAGAGACTCCAGTACGGCGTACTACTGTACACTGGGTCCCACGGGCGGAAGAGCCGCTTCTGGGGGTGGCAATTAGCATGGAGTCATGCTCATTAAGCAGCCAGCGTGGACTTCTACGTTACAAGGAGCCTATCGGATAACACTCCTGAAATGGAATGGAATCCCAGCTGCGTTGGACAACGGATCGCTACGATATATGCCGGGTTATGGTTTAAGAGAAATCCAAAATGCACGTTCCTTTGCTTAGCGCTCGCCGGGGCGCGACGGAAGGGGCGCGGAGCTAGGGGCGATTACACAGTGTCTCCTCCGCGCAATTGCTTTAGCTCTTGCACTGCTGATCGCACCAGCCGTCTATCTGGCACTATTATCCAGCCGAGAAACGGATAAACACGACGACAGAGTAGGACTAGAAACATACGGGAGATAACCTGAGCCTAAGCAGGCGGGCATTCAGAGCCTTCGCTGCAGGACTGAAAAGTCGAAGGCAACCGGCAGCGCGGCCCCACCATCCGGACAGTACAGACCCATCATGCTTTCATAAGGCTCGTCGAGACTCTTGTCTCTCGAAGAATTGGGACAAGTGGTGTGGTTATGCATAGGCCCTGACAGAAATGTGTCCAGACGTCTCCTCCCAGGTCGAGACCGGGACCGAAGGATCAACAGACATCAGCCAATTTAACCTCACTTCAACTTGCAAGGGTGACGATGTTCAGCGATTATCCTGTAGGTCATGTCAGGCCAGTCAGGCCCTGCTGGTCATGCCGGCTAGCAGACTTGCAGTGGTTAATAATTCCCCGCGCACTGACACTCACTATAAGCGGGTGATTATCGGATTATGCATCGTTCAAGAGTGGAGCTCAAGGAAAATGCCTGATGGCTGGGTCTCCGTCTAAGGCCTTCGACTCTTCGTGCCGCTGGACGGGACAGGTCCGAGGGCCTAGGTCGTTCAGCAGTCCCTCATGAATGCATGAGATCGCTCGTCATATTGATATGGGGTCCAAGATAGATCTAAGCCGAGTGCGACCTGTTTCGGTAAGTGCCCGAGATAGGTATAGTAATTATTAATGTTTCTCGTGCACTGCTCTTGGGACGCAGAGTGCAGGCGGAGACGACGAAAGCCAAGTCGAAGCGGCAAGAGACTCTCGGCTAGCAGGATTCTTCATTCGTCTCCCAGACCTACATGTCAGTGCAAAGTCAAATTATCTCACCGACAACCCAGCGAATGTGAGCGGTGCCGAAGCTTCGCGGTGACTTTTGCAGAGGCAGAGACGCTGGGAGGGAGACGGATGGATTGAGTGTCGACACTCGACCCGATCTTATTATCGCTCAAGAGACCAGACTCGCATCCGATCTGTGTTctggatttttttttttttgattttttttttatttttggtTTGGTTGAGCACTGTACTCCGGACGGAGAACGGAGCAGCCTACGGAGACTCCAACCGAGACGCCAACCGAAACACGGGCAGTGAGCAGGACAGAGGCATCAAACACTGAAACCTGTCAATAATGCCGATGCTCATCGTCTCATTTAAGAGTGCACTGTGATTGGCCCGCTGCCACTGCCACGACGACGGTTCGGTTCGTCAGCAGGCAGAGGCCTTTCCGAGGCAGTGAGTGAACTTATGAAAAGGCACAGGTACGAAAAAACCTCAAATTGCCGAGGAGGGAGGCCGCCAGTCGTCGTCGTGGTCCGGTCTAGTCTCAGTCTTGGTCGCGACCTAGAGCCCTCTCCTGTACTAGCAAGCAAGCAAATGAAGTGTACTCTGCCAATAAGCAGGAGAAAAATAGAATAGATCGCTTTTGTTCGCGGTCAGTTCAAATCATGACAACTATCCATTCCACAAAAGTCCGGCATGTGAAATGgacattcatcatcatcctaCAGTACTCCAAATTTCTCACCATTCATCATTTCCACCGTCGAGTCCGGCGGCGCCAGGTGGccgaaaaagaaaacatcaGAAAAGAAcataagaaaagaaacgtTGACGAGTGACAACGACAACTGCTTCCAAGTCCAAACGGACAATGCGGAGTATACCTGCAGTACACACATCCAGCGTGCTGTGAAAGAAGTCCTACGGTCCTACGGCGGCctttctgcagctgcagtagCGGAGCTGTAATCTGCAGCTCTGGTGTCTACATGGTGCAAGTGGCTCGGCGAGCCGGCGCTGACCTGGGTCCTGACTCTGACTTCTGACGTATGTGACCAGAACCAAGGGATCCATGCCCTTGCCCTGGCTCATCTATCTCATGCACGTTCTTTTCCCTTGGTACTGCACTAGGTCATCGATGAGCCATAGTTTGGTTGCTTAGAGGCCCGGTACTCTGTACGTACGGAGGGAATATGGCGGCTTATGCACAGGAACCGAAACGGAGATAACACCCGTCCTCCAGCACTATACTGTTCATATTCACCATTGCAACTAGGCGGGTAGTGTTCGCTGAGACCGATGTCGTCTCCTCTCCTGGGCTGGTAGTTCAGACACTAAGAGGGGAATTCCTGTCCTGGGAGAAGCGCGCAAGGAatttgagctggaggctgcAGTGGCTATGGATGCCCTCCAGGGCGCTTCTCCGTAATATGTAGGTTGTCACATCACTGGAAGCAGCTCTCAACCCCCAattttcctctttcctctttttttttttgactcTCGACAATTAAGAACAGCAGCACTATGTCCTGACGGGGCACTGTATTCGTATTATGCACCAGCAGAGCCTCGCAGAATCCTGCTCGGAACTATTCGACAACTATACAGACGGCCAACGGCATCCATCCACCCAGTCACCGTTAGAttctcccctccttctcagtgTTCCGTCCTTGCCTCCCTCATCGCAACGTCATGGCCACATCAGATCAGTTTCCAAAGGAAGAGGACGCATATGAGCATaccccaagaagaaaaaatgaGAGCCAAACACCCTCTCAGCTTGAAGGTAGTGAACACGGCCAAAACGCATACGTCAGTCACGCGCTTACGCTCGCTTACAGTATGTGTATGTGTGTATAGAGTACGGAGACGTAGGTGACATGCGGAGTATAGGCCTGCGCCTAATTCTCGTCTCATTCTGGCTGCAATCTCCAACCTTCGACCCTTCGAGCCCGTCCAGCTTACCTGGCAGCCAGACGAAAAGGGGGTTTCTCGTCTTACTACATTTCACACCATTTTCCTGAGTGGGCCCTGATTGCTTCGTCTTAACCAACATTGGCATATGGTGATCGAGATATCAACCTCCCGTGCTTTGACAGCTGTCCAGTAATGGGTGGTCGATTGTCCTGGTTTCGCAAAGTGCAGTGCAGAGCGAGGCTCCTCGTGGTCAATTAGGCAGGGAGATGTAGGCCGTAGACATGATGCGTAGTGATCGAAGTAAGCAAGCATCACCTAAGTATGGAATGGTGCTCGCCTCTATACTCGGGTAAGTGAGCTTCGTGGATATGGGTCTCAACGAGTCCGGATGTCAGCCTGTACTTTGTGGATCGGTCAACACTGCACGTACTTGTAAGTAAGGGGCCGGTAGAAAGGAGTACAACCAACCCACCTGCATACGTGCATTGCCTACACTCCATGGTAGCCAACGTCTTCCCATCCAGTACACGCCACCTGCCTATGTACTACGTGAGTGCTGTTGGTGACAAGCAGAACAACAGCGCTTGGGCATGGCTACCTACCATACCCTACCTAGTACAACAGCTAACGTCAAAAAGGTCATGGGGACTCGACCGGAGTGCAATGCACTGTGCTGTTGTGTTGTACTGTGTAACCTAAGTGCACTGCGCTGTGGATATTCTACAGTGGTGATTCCTATCTTGTAGTCACAAGGGATAGTCGGGATCGACTGCCAAATATCGGATCTTGGTCTGCTGTCAAGTCAAGAAACTACTCCCCGTGTGCTTGAGGGGTCAGACTGGGCAGATGCATCTCTACTGATGTTTGATGAAAAGTGTGAGGCTGATGTTTTAATGGTTGATTGCTACTGCTGTTCCTGTAAGCAGGCTAATATGTTCTGACCCCCTACTCCGTATAGCAAACACAAATATGCGATAGTGATACCCCTAAATCGTACTCCATACGTTCATGCTTGATTGTCAAGCTACAGCCTACGGCACTCAATGGCCACGCTGGTCCGCAATCTCGGCTTCCATCAGTTAACTCTTCTGCGACGATCTTGGCTCGCCTGGTCCCTCGATTGCAAGGGGAAAGTTGTCGctctcgtcctcgtcgtcgctAGAGAAATCGTCTACGGGGCGACCGCGCCGACGATCTTCCTCTCGCTGTCGACGGCGCTCTCGTATGTACTCTCGATATCTCGAGTCTGATCTTGTTAGAATCTACGGCGTACGGTATACGACAGGCTGGCTAAGAAAGAATTAGGATGGCCATACCTCGAATTTCCTGCGTTTTGACAGCGTAGGCCTGGATCTCCTCCTTTGTCAATACCCGCAAGACGATGACATGGTCCGGTCGCTCTTCGAATCGCTCTTGGCCCGCTTCTAGTGCGGCTGGATTTACAAGTCGGCGGTCAATCTTGGTCCAACGGGCCCCAGGTGGGATCCCCTTCTTGTGGGCATCCTTCAGGGGAGCAACGCCTTCTCGGACAGGGTTCGGCTCCTCTGGGAACTTATCACGTGGTGGCTTCAATATACCCTTGGGCGGCGCGTCGGGCTCCTTAGAGTCTGTCTTCTTCTGATCTGATTTCTTATCTGACGGCCGCTCGTGGTGACGGGAGCGTGAGCGGTGGCGGTGAGGCTCGTTCTCCTTAGAACTGTCGGAGCCGTTGATCCTCGGACGTACAGATGGCTCTCGTCGGTACTTTTTCAGGTCGTCATCCGATGAGCACTCATCAGACTCGCTCCCCCCACGGCGTCTGGAGCGTCTTCTCGAGCGACTTCGGTCGCGAGGCACTCGGCCTCGATGGCGGTAGCGATCAGCATGCGAACTGAGGTCATAATCTTGGCCTTCTGAGTATCCGCTAGCTAAAACGGCTGTTCCTAGACCACTACCGGACACCGAGGGTGGGGACTGCTTGTTGAAGGGCTTCCTCGCTCCATGGCTGTCTATCGTGTCTCGTTTGCGCGCGTCACCGTCGGGCCGCTTGTGTTCACGGTGGGCAGGACGAGTGTCATCAAACTCATCCCGATAGGAAGAGTAACCCTCGTCGTGATCCTGATGAAGGGTAACTGAACGTGGTGGGCGTTGCCGCGCGCTCGCCAGATCCAGTTCACTGTTACCAAAACCGTACGTCGATCGACGCAGGTCATCGCGATGTACCTTGTCATATCCACGATGTGATGGAGGGGGTCCATGTGCGCGAGGGTCCCTTCGCCCCAGCAAGCGGGGGTCTTCAATACCAGTCAAGCTCAGAGGTCGCTCCTTTCGGGCGTTCCGATGGTATTGTAGCTTGGCCACCGCCTCCTTCTCGAATTGTTCCCGCGGATTGGTGTAGGAGTAGGCATCGTACTTGTCAATGTCCTCGCCCTTCCGGAGACCTCCATTCTGGGGATATCTCCGTCGACTGACGTATGTTGGGTAAGCGCCATAATGTCTCCGCGAGGTCGGTTGTCCCCCGGTATCACTGGCGTAATCATAAGAAGAGTGGCGATGGTGCCTATGATGCCTGGAAGATGCAGGCACAAGGTAGCCATCTTGGTCTGTAAGAGGGCTTGGAGATCGACCATAGTCAGACAACACCACGGCGGACGTTCTAGAAACTGACGAGATCGGAGGCACCCCGAGTCGACCATGGGAGTCTGCGGCGGATGTCGTGCTGCTCCGTTGTCTGGGCCTAATCGCGTACTCGGTTCTCAACCTTGTGGACTGTCCGGGGTCATGGTACGTCTGTTGGGAAACCGGATGGGCTTCTAATCGTGGCGCGACTGGATACCGAGAATCGTATGTAGGCGAGTAAGGCACGTCGGAGCGATAGCCCGTGTAGATCGGGCGGCCGGCAGGGTCATAAGGATCGTAGGAGGAGGCGAGTTGAACTGTGCCCGTTGAGGCACGTAAGGGATCGATCATATTTGCGCTCCCCGGCGAAATGGGCCGGTACCGTGCTGCGGAACTCATCCCAACCTGCAATGCGAGAACGGCGCGCTGGACGGGGAGCGGATCAGAAAGACGATGAAAGGGATGAGATGTGAAGTTTATAAGATTGCGCGCTGTCTCGAGAGTCCCAAGCAACCCAAGTGATTCTCGAAGTAAAAGAAGCTTTAACACTCCACTGACTATTGGGAGAGTTGAAAAAGCAATGAAGGGCGTAGGGCTTGTCAAAAAGCGCCCCGAAGTCGAGCCAGCAAATGTGGGGATCTGAGACTGTGG
This genomic interval carries:
- a CDS encoding protein SPA3 (transcript_id=CADANIAT00005732), encoding MSSAARYRPISPGSANMIDPLRASTGTVQLASSYDPYDPAGRPIYTGYRSDVPYSPTYDSRYPVAPRLEAHPVSQQTYHDPGQSTRLRTEYAIRPRQRSSTTSAADSHGRLGVPPISSVSRTSAVVLSDYGRSPSPLTDQDGYLVPASSRHHRHHRHSSYDYASDTGGQPTSRRHYGAYPTYVSRRRYPQNGGLRKGEDIDKYDAYSYTNPREQFEKEAVAKLQYHRNARKERPLSLTGIEDPRLLGRRDPRAHGPPPSHRGYDKVHRDDLRRSTYGFGNSELDLASARQRPPRSVTLHQDHDEGYSSYRDEFDDTRPAHREHKRPDGDARKRDTIDSHGARKPFNKQSPPSVSGSGLGTAVLASGYSEGQDYDLSSHADRYRHRGRVPRDRSRSRRRSRRRGGSESDECSSDDDLKKYRREPSVRPRINGSDSSKENEPHRHRSRSRHHERPSDKKSDQKKTDSKEPDAPPKGILKPPRDKFPEEPNPVREGVAPLKDAHKKGIPPGARWTKIDRRLVNPAALEAGQERFEERPDHVIVLRVLTKEEIQAYAVKTQEIRDSRYREYIRERRRQREEDRRRGRPVDDFSSDDEDESDNFPLAIEGPGEPRSSQKS